The proteins below come from a single Xyrauchen texanus isolate HMW12.3.18 chromosome 3, RBS_HiC_50CHRs, whole genome shotgun sequence genomic window:
- the LOC127626167 gene encoding BTB/POZ domain-containing adapter for CUL3-mediated RhoA degradation protein 3-like isoform X2, with protein MSGESVVSSAVPAATTRTTSFKGSSPSSKYVKLNVGGALYYTTMQTLTKQDTMLKAMFSGRMEVLTDSEGWILIDRCGKHFGTILNYLRDGVVPLPESRRETEELLAEAKYYLVQGLVDEGQAALQNKDAYEPFCKVPLVTSSKEEQRLISTANKPTVKLLYNRSNNKYSYTSNSDDNMLKNIELFDKLSLRFNGRVLFIKDVIGDEICCWSFYGQGRKIAEVCCTSIVYATEKKQTKVEFPEARIYEETLNILLYESQDGRGPDNALLEATGGAAGRSHHIDEDEERERIERVRRIHIKRPDDRTHHHQ; from the exons ATGTCAGGAGAAAGTGTGGTGAGCTCGGCTGTGCCGGCAGCTACAACACGGACCACTTCCTTCAAGGGGTCCAGTCCCAGCTCCAAATATGTGAAGTTGAATGTTGGGGGAGCGCTGTACTACACCACCATGCAGACCCTAACCAAGCAGGACACCATGCTGAAGGCCATGTTCAGTGGCCGTATGGAGGTCCTTACAGATAGTGAAG gctGGATTTTGATAGACAGATGTGGGAAGCACTTTGGGACCATCCTGAACTACCTGAGGGATGGGGTCGTCCCTCTACCTGAGAGCAGGAGGGAGACAGAGGAGTTGCTGGCAGAGGCAAAGTATTACCTGGTGCAGGGGCTTGTGGATGAGGGTCAGGCGGCATTACAG AACAAAGATGCCTATGAACCATTCTGTAAAGTTCCATTGGTTACATCATCTAAGGAGGAGCAGAGATTAATTTCCACTGCCAATAAG CCTACAGTCAAACTGCTTTACAACAGGagcaacaataaatattcatataCAAG CAACTCTGATGACAACATGTTGAAGAACATTGAGCTTTTTGACAAGTTGTCTCTGAGATTTAACGGCCGAGTGCTCTTCATCAAGGATGTGATTGGCGATGAAATTTGTTGTTGGTCCTTTTACGGCCAGGGCAGGAAGATCGCAGAGGTGTGTTGCACATCAATCGTCTACGCTACTGAGAAGAAGCAGACCAAG GTTGAGTTCCCAGAGGCTCGCATCTATGAAGAGACCCTCAACATCTTGCTTTACGAGTCTCAAGATGGCCGTGGGCCTGACAATGCACTGCTGGAGGCCACAGGGGGCGCTGCAGGCCGTTCCCACCATATTGATGAGGATGAAGAGAGAGAACGTATTGAAAGGGTGCGGAGGATCCACATCAAGCGGCCTGATGACCGCACTCACCACCACCAGTGA
- the LOC127626167 gene encoding BTB/POZ domain-containing adapter for CUL3-mediated RhoA degradation protein 3-like isoform X1, with protein sequence MEEMSGESVVSSAVPAATTRTTSFKGSSPSSKYVKLNVGGALYYTTMQTLTKQDTMLKAMFSGRMEVLTDSEGWILIDRCGKHFGTILNYLRDGVVPLPESRRETEELLAEAKYYLVQGLVDEGQAALQNKDAYEPFCKVPLVTSSKEEQRLISTANKPTVKLLYNRSNNKYSYTSNSDDNMLKNIELFDKLSLRFNGRVLFIKDVIGDEICCWSFYGQGRKIAEVCCTSIVYATEKKQTKVEFPEARIYEETLNILLYESQDGRGPDNALLEATGGAAGRSHHIDEDEERERIERVRRIHIKRPDDRTHHHQ encoded by the exons ATG GAAGAGATGTCAGGAGAAAGTGTGGTGAGCTCGGCTGTGCCGGCAGCTACAACACGGACCACTTCCTTCAAGGGGTCCAGTCCCAGCTCCAAATATGTGAAGTTGAATGTTGGGGGAGCGCTGTACTACACCACCATGCAGACCCTAACCAAGCAGGACACCATGCTGAAGGCCATGTTCAGTGGCCGTATGGAGGTCCTTACAGATAGTGAAG gctGGATTTTGATAGACAGATGTGGGAAGCACTTTGGGACCATCCTGAACTACCTGAGGGATGGGGTCGTCCCTCTACCTGAGAGCAGGAGGGAGACAGAGGAGTTGCTGGCAGAGGCAAAGTATTACCTGGTGCAGGGGCTTGTGGATGAGGGTCAGGCGGCATTACAG AACAAAGATGCCTATGAACCATTCTGTAAAGTTCCATTGGTTACATCATCTAAGGAGGAGCAGAGATTAATTTCCACTGCCAATAAG CCTACAGTCAAACTGCTTTACAACAGGagcaacaataaatattcatataCAAG CAACTCTGATGACAACATGTTGAAGAACATTGAGCTTTTTGACAAGTTGTCTCTGAGATTTAACGGCCGAGTGCTCTTCATCAAGGATGTGATTGGCGATGAAATTTGTTGTTGGTCCTTTTACGGCCAGGGCAGGAAGATCGCAGAGGTGTGTTGCACATCAATCGTCTACGCTACTGAGAAGAAGCAGACCAAG GTTGAGTTCCCAGAGGCTCGCATCTATGAAGAGACCCTCAACATCTTGCTTTACGAGTCTCAAGATGGCCGTGGGCCTGACAATGCACTGCTGGAGGCCACAGGGGGCGCTGCAGGCCGTTCCCACCATATTGATGAGGATGAAGAGAGAGAACGTATTGAAAGGGTGCGGAGGATCCACATCAAGCGGCCTGATGACCGCACTCACCACCACCAGTGA